In Bactrocera oleae isolate idBacOlea1 chromosome 5, idBacOlea1, whole genome shotgun sequence, a genomic segment contains:
- the raskol gene encoding ras GTPase-activating protein raskol isoform X8, which produces MNCVAIPPPEEKQQPTLQIMHNELVLPSPHAQPDVNNCSNSSGNTSKTQSLQRTTHLYCRSLEKERGDRRTSSRGLASCLRGERDEFVGDYRELRPRAQQIDLLPTVMISHGGADNVAVAATSGVGNNGAMESHADASGRCEYKSKTLPRIHFDTSINDTSLNEDTSYEKACRRGSAPATPILGQKQQQQEHNTTSRFTNFFSKRSNPLKRTKSVTKLERTKRGSGGLRGSRSHESLLSSHAVMSSIDLSCTGAVGVAPVHQSVLGRRHCFQVRGGPRGERYYACGSRQERDLWIYSLRKSISPNAEHTRHTDNSLKMWIYEAKNLPPKKKYFCELHLDKALYGRTSVKLQTDLLFWGEYFDFPDVPDINVITVNVFREVEKKKKRDKHMFVGSVKIPIHEVTSRIFSEDWYPILSEKSNDSLNRNGKEVTPTLRIKCRFQSTDILPINVYADFLEYLKNNYKRVCETLEPVIGVKAKEDIGQALVLLMHAQGLAGAFLTDVVALDLLRVGDQRLTFRGNSLATKSMEAFLKLTGEQYLQDTLSAPINEIIQSDRDCEVDPTKASGSLQRQQASLRAAVRSAWQCIYESHKHFPQQLRSCFATFRERLQQLGRQDMADNLISASIFLRFLCPAILSPSLFNITNELPSARATRNLTLVAKTLQTLANFTRFQGKESFMEFLNDFLEQEAPRMKEFLQQISTRPEHAAPESILDWAGYIDQGKQLSILHILLSESISKLPEARQHELDPLQHILDEISKAKESNNFMQHMPHMCPTSHTPTENQENRNPEDMAMQVQQQQQQHQPIQHQAQLAQPQHAVVTKPMSAERGIMRGVLTPSSLEKNIFRYNDPTVNALLQQQQQQQQQHAHAHQLQSQHVMGSNSALDKRHSNSQSSIAGGYMSTQLQHAQSQSSLTSSSINGGGGSSHNLLTNVQHHCPPAPAASASNTIERLHMGGGGGNAHYYGLMGNSNGNMSSSLASSSNLSSHNGNDSDGTAAGMLRATTLPRGNNNNYDELANGEFIQISGLDSNSAFVRKSPTPLLKGNAALLQQQQQQQQRQKLHNSNVSLVLNERTPSKLNLGIPDHSSASTPLAHKLPAYQRPPPAAGAHMHASRDSNPHPNMPMNLEDLDDLFKYAEEHAVVGEVVTSATHAVGQHGKNAREQLSAKSSHCSSGYQSIATNPPSQSSSPIEQQQQQQQQQLQQQKNVGGNTPLAFKNPTYQLQQQQSTNSAAPAHHHHHHHHHQRVNYSSGFHAGTNGQQQSAHQQLFGSGAAQRPKPHGGGLVAARAALLNNGGALTPSSSDERLSTDNYHGFGGGNGINKLMKSPSHGHLEAQRSLSGGSSSSSSGANIGLGPISMQSNTSGARMPRTNPQFKREDNYGPLNGSSSGSYMPAAVAASNAVSGLFSNSGFGKPSNGLAHNSANISGRYQRRLSLDSARTLSDSSTDTEGHCAPHEGKRRRQPRAHTNSGNHQQHHIAAGNSSTGGSAGSANSGSFDQNGEIQLLQETLDTLRHTLDRDEAELRDSSDELFALNRHNSVNGGSGGSGVSNLSMQSESTMRSIIDRLITMEEELRREQLKMSLALSHKQRVIEEQGQQIAALDAANSRLLSALTALRQRYETQQQQQQQQQQQQQTSLAGASAQQQAQ; this is translated from the exons ACACTTCATATGAGAAGGCTTGCAGGCGTGGCTCCGCACCAGCGACACCCATATTGGGTcagaagcaacagcaacaagagCATAATACAACCTCAAGATTTACGAATTTCTTTTCAAAACG ATCAAATCCACTCAAACGTACAAAGTCAGTTACCAAATTGGAACGCACCAAAAGAGGCTCAGGTGGCTTACGCGGCTCGCGTTCACATGAGAGCTTGCTCTCTAGTCATGCAGTAATGTCGTCGATCG ATCTCTCCTGCACCGGTGCCGTTGGCGTCGCGCCCGTGCATCAATCGGTGCTCGGCCGCCGGCACTGTTTTCAAGTGCGCGGTGGTCCGCGTGGTGAGCGCTACTACGCTTGCGGTTCGCGACAAGAGCGCGATCTGTGGATTTACTCGCTGCGCAAATCCATATCGCCAAATGCAGAACACACGCGCCACACAGACAACTCGCTTAAAATGTGGATCTACGAAGCTAAGAATTTGCCACCAAAGAAGAAATATTTCTGCGAACTACACCTCGACAAAGCTTTGTATGGACGCACTAGCGTGAAGCTGCAAACCGATTTGCTATTCTGGGGTGAATATTTCGATTTTCCCGATGTGCCCGACATCAATGTGATCACAGTGAATGTATTCCGCGAGGtggagaagaagaagaagcgcgaTAAGCATATGTTTGTTGGGTCGGTAAAGATACCGATACACGAAGTGACATCGCGCATATTCTCCGAGGACTGGTATCCGATACTAAGTGAGAAATCTAACGACAGCTTGAACCGCAACGGCAAAGAGGTGACGCCGACGTTGCGCATCAAGTGTCGCTTCCAAAGCACCGACATACTGCCGATCAATGTGTATGCCGACTTTCTCGAGTATTTAAAGAATAATTATAAGCGCGTTTGTGAAACGCTCGAGCCGGTGATCGGTGTGAAAGCCAAAGAGGATATTGGACAGGCGCTCGTCTTGCTAATGCACGCACAAGGCTTAGCCGGCGCTTTTCTAACCGATGTGGTAGCATTGGATTTGCTACGCGTTGGCGATCAGCGTCTCACATTCCGCGGCAATTCGTTGGCGACCAAAAGCATGGAAGCTTTTCTGAAACTAACTGGCGAACAGTATTTGCAGGACACGCTTTCAGCGCCAATCAACGAGATTATACAATCCGATCGCGACTGTGAAGTGGATCCGACAAAGGCAAGCGGCTCGCTGCAACGACAACAGGCCTCGCTACGCGCCGCCGTGCGCAGCGCTTGGCAATGCATCTACGAGTCGCACAAACATTTTCCACAGCAGCTCCGCTCATGCTTTGCGACTTTCAGAGAGCGCTTGCAGCAGCTGGGCCGCCAGGATATGGCGGATAATCTTATATCGGCGTCCATCTTTTTGCGCTTCTTGTGTCCGGCTATACTGTCGCCAAGCTTGTTTAATATAACCAATG agCTGCCCTCCGCGCGCGCCACACGTAATTTAACGCTTGTCGCCAAGACGCTGCAAACTTTGGCGAACTTCACACGCTTTCAGGGCAAGGAGAGTTTTATGGAGTTTCTCAATGACTTCCTCGAGCAGGAAGCTCCACGCATGAAAGAGTTCTTGCAACAGATCTCCACGCGCCCCGAACATGCCGCGCCCGAGTCCATACTCGACTGGGCCGGCTATATTGATCAGGGCAAACAGCTTTCCATTTTGCATATATTGCTTAGCGAGAGCATTAGCAAGCTGCCGGAAGCGCGTCAGCACGAACTTGATCCACTACAGCATATCTTAGATGAGATCAGCAAAGCCAAAGAGAGCAACAATTTCATGCAACACATGCCGCACATGTGTCCCACCTCGCATACGCCCACTGAGAACCAGGAGAACCGTAATCCCGAGGATATGGCTATGCAGgtgcagcaacagcagcaacaacaccagcCCATACAGCATCAAGCACAGTTGGCGCAGCCACAGCATGCGGTCGTCACAAAGCCTATGTCGGCGGAGCGTGGCATCATGCGCGGTGTCTTGACGCCCAGCTCATTGGAGAAGAACATTTTCCGCTACAACGATCCCACGGTCAATGCGCtgttacagcaacaacaacagcagcagcaacaacacgcGCATGCGCATCAACTGCAGTCACAACATGTAATGGGCAGCAATAGCGCGCTTGACAAGCGCCACTCGAATTCTCAAAGCTCCATCGCCGGCGGCTACATGAGCACACAACTACAGCATGCGCAATCACAAAGCTCGCTGACTTCGTCATCGATTAATGGCGGTGGCGGCAGCAGTCACAATCTACTCACCAATGTGCAGCATCATTGTCCGCCTGCGCCCGCTGCCAGCGCCAGCAATACCATTGAGAGATTGCATAtgggcggcggcggcggcaatGCGCATTACTACGGTCTCATGGGTAATAGCAATGGCAACATGAGCTCGTCGCTGGCTAGTAGCAGCAATTTGAGCAGTCACAATGGCAACGACAGCGACGGCACCGCCGCTGGCATGTTGCGCGCCACTACACTGCCGcgcggcaacaacaataattacgATGAGTTGGCTAACGGTGAGTTTATACAAATATCCGGTTTGGACTCAAACAGCGCCTTTGTGCGCAAGTCTCCCACGCCGCTGCTGAAGGGTAACGCCGCATTgttgcagcaacagcagcagcagcaacagcgtcAGAAGCTACACAACTCGAATGTGAGCTTGGTATTGAATGAGCGCACGCCAAGCAAATTGAATTTAGGCATACCTGATCACAGCAGCGCTTCCACACCGCTAGCACACAAGCTGCCCGCATACCAAAGACCGCCGCCTGCAGCAGGCGCTCATATGCACGCTTCGCGCGACTCCAATCCGCACCCAAATATGCCAATGAATCTGGAAGATCTAGATGATCTCTTTAAGTACGCCGAGGAGCACGCAGTGGTAGGTGAGGTGGTAACTTCCGCGACGCACGCTGTCGGCCAACACGGCAAGAACGCACGTGAGCAGCTGTCGGCTAAAAGCAGTCACTGCTCGTCGGGTTATCAGAGCATCGCCACGAATCCGCCGTCGCAGTCGTCGAGCCCCAtcgaacaacagcaacagcagcaacaacaacagttacaacaacaaaaaaacgtcGGTGGCAATACGCCACTCGCTTTCAAAAATCCCACATACCAGCTACAGCAGCAACAATCGACGAACAGCGCTGCGCCGGCGCATCATCACCAccaccatcatcatcatcagcgTGTCAACTACAGCAGCGGCTTTCACGCCGGCACCAATGGCCAGCAACAATCGGCGCATCAACAGCTGTTCGGTTCTGGCGCCGCGCAACGTCCGAAACCACACGGTGGCGGGCTTGTCGCAGCGCGCGCCGCGCTATTGAACAACGGCGGCGCGCTCACACCCTCATCCTCAGACGAGCGCCTTTCCACTGACAACTACCATGGCTTTGGTGGCGGCAACGGCATCAATAAGCTTATGAAATCGCCCTCACATGGACATTTAGAGGCACAGCGCTCGCTCAGCGGTGGCAGCAGTTCATCTTCGTCGGGCGCTAATATAGGCTTAGGGCCCATTTCAATGCAATCCAACACAAGTGGCGCACGCATGCCGCGCACTAATCCGCAATTTAAACGTGAAGATAATTACGGTCCACTTAATGGCAGTAGCAGCGGCAGTTATATGCCAGCCGCCGTGGCGGCTTCGAACGCCGTGAGTGGCCTGTTTAGCAATAGCGGTTTTGGCAAGCCGAGCAATGGCTTAGCGCACAATAGCGCGAATATAAGCGGACGTTATCAGCGACGCTTGAGCTTGGACTCAGCGCGCACGCTATCAGACAGCTCCACAGACACAGAAG GCCACTGCGCGCCACATGAAGGCAAGCGTCGTCGTCAGCCGCGTGCACACACAAACTCCGGCAATCATCAGCAACACCACATCGCGGCCGGCAATAGCAGCACAGGCGGTAGCGCTGGCAGCGCCAACAGCGGCAGCTTTGACCAGAATGGCGAAATACAATTGTTGCAAGAAACACTCGACACGCTGCGGCACACGCTCGATCGCGACGAAGCCGAGCTGCGCGACTCCAGCGATGAGTTGTTCGCGCTCAATCGTCACAATAGCGTCAATGGTGGCAGTGGCGGCAGCGGTGTAAGCAATCTAAGCATGCAATCGGAATCAACTATGCGCAGTATTATCGACAG GCTTATCACAATGGAGGAGGAGCTGCGACGCGAGCAGTTGAAAATGTCGTTGGCGCTGTCGCACAAGCAGCGCGTCATCGAAGAGCAGGGTCAGCAAATCGCCGCACTAGATGCCGCCAACAGTCGTCTGCTGAGCGCGCTCACCGCGCTGCGGCAACGCTATGAaacacagcaacagcaacagcaacagcagcaacaacaacagcaaacgagTTTAGCGGGCGCAAGCGCACAGCAGCAGGCGCAGTAA
- the raskol gene encoding ras GTPase-activating protein raskol isoform X4: protein MGRRSFNRVCAINYPSRVEGWLDVCESEGELTRKHKTLPWSPLYCVLQQDEQSFTAYCSEEISIFPATPKKELTDVLFNEYPRVRLDRLRRPAKSLWDGPPTLPEEPEDSDTCPMDIALNTTLYSELDTSYEKACRRGSAPATPILGQKQQQQEHNTTSRFTNFFSKRSNPLKRTKSVTKLERTKRGSGGLRGSRSHESLLSSHAVMSSIDLSCTGAVGVAPVHQSVLGRRHCFQVRGGPRGERYYACGSRQERDLWIYSLRKSISPNAEHTRHTDNSLKMWIYEAKNLPPKKKYFCELHLDKALYGRTSVKLQTDLLFWGEYFDFPDVPDINVITVNVFREVEKKKKRDKHMFVGSVKIPIHEVTSRIFSEDWYPILSEKSNDSLNRNGKEVTPTLRIKCRFQSTDILPINVYADFLEYLKNNYKRVCETLEPVIGVKAKEDIGQALVLLMHAQGLAGAFLTDVVALDLLRVGDQRLTFRGNSLATKSMEAFLKLTGEQYLQDTLSAPINEIIQSDRDCEVDPTKASGSLQRQQASLRAAVRSAWQCIYESHKHFPQQLRSCFATFRERLQQLGRQDMADNLISASIFLRFLCPAILSPSLFNITNELPSARATRNLTLVAKTLQTLANFTRFQGKESFMEFLNDFLEQEAPRMKEFLQQISTRPEHAAPESILDWAGYIDQGKQLSILHILLSESISKLPEARQHELDPLQHILDEISKAKESNNFMQHMPHMCPTSHTPTENQENRNPEDMAMQVQQQQQQHQPIQHQAQLAQPQHAVVTKPMSAERGIMRGVLTPSSLEKNIFRYNDPTVNALLQQQQQQQQQHAHAHQLQSQHVMGSNSALDKRHSNSQSSIAGGYMSTQLQHAQSQSSLTSSSINGGGGSSHNLLTNVQHHCPPAPAASASNTIERLHMGGGGGNAHYYGLMGNSNGNMSSSLASSSNLSSHNGNDSDGTAAGMLRATTLPRGNNNNYDELANGEFIQISGLDSNSAFVRKSPTPLLKGNAALLQQQQQQQQRQKLHNSNVSLVLNERTPSKLNLGIPDHSSASTPLAHKLPAYQRPPPAAGAHMHASRDSNPHPNMPMNLEDLDDLFKYAEEHAVVGEVVTSATHAVGQHGKNAREQLSAKSSHCSSGYQSIATNPPSQSSSPIEQQQQQQQQQLQQQKNVGGNTPLAFKNPTYQLQQQQSTNSAAPAHHHHHHHHHQRVNYSSGFHAGTNGQQQSAHQQLFGSGAAQRPKPHGGGLVAARAALLNNGGALTPSSSDERLSTDNYHGFGGGNGINKLMKSPSHGHLEAQRSLSGGSSSSSSGANIGLGPISMQSNTSGARMPRTNPQFKREDNYGPLNGSSSGSYMPAAVAASNAVSGLFSNSGFGKPSNGLAHNSANISGRYQRRLSLDSARTLSDSSTDTEGHCAPHEGKRRRQPRAHTNSGNHQQHHIAAGNSSTGGSAGSANSGSFDQNGEIQLLQETLDTLRHTLDRDEAELRDSSDELFALNRHNSVNGGSGGSGVSNLSMQSESTMRSIIDSSFSTTLSRLITMEEELRREQLKMSLALSHKQRVIEEQGQQIAALDAANSRLLSALTALRQRYETQQQQQQQQQQQQQTSLAGASAQQQAQ from the exons ACACTTCATATGAGAAGGCTTGCAGGCGTGGCTCCGCACCAGCGACACCCATATTGGGTcagaagcaacagcaacaagagCATAATACAACCTCAAGATTTACGAATTTCTTTTCAAAACG ATCAAATCCACTCAAACGTACAAAGTCAGTTACCAAATTGGAACGCACCAAAAGAGGCTCAGGTGGCTTACGCGGCTCGCGTTCACATGAGAGCTTGCTCTCTAGTCATGCAGTAATGTCGTCGATCG ATCTCTCCTGCACCGGTGCCGTTGGCGTCGCGCCCGTGCATCAATCGGTGCTCGGCCGCCGGCACTGTTTTCAAGTGCGCGGTGGTCCGCGTGGTGAGCGCTACTACGCTTGCGGTTCGCGACAAGAGCGCGATCTGTGGATTTACTCGCTGCGCAAATCCATATCGCCAAATGCAGAACACACGCGCCACACAGACAACTCGCTTAAAATGTGGATCTACGAAGCTAAGAATTTGCCACCAAAGAAGAAATATTTCTGCGAACTACACCTCGACAAAGCTTTGTATGGACGCACTAGCGTGAAGCTGCAAACCGATTTGCTATTCTGGGGTGAATATTTCGATTTTCCCGATGTGCCCGACATCAATGTGATCACAGTGAATGTATTCCGCGAGGtggagaagaagaagaagcgcgaTAAGCATATGTTTGTTGGGTCGGTAAAGATACCGATACACGAAGTGACATCGCGCATATTCTCCGAGGACTGGTATCCGATACTAAGTGAGAAATCTAACGACAGCTTGAACCGCAACGGCAAAGAGGTGACGCCGACGTTGCGCATCAAGTGTCGCTTCCAAAGCACCGACATACTGCCGATCAATGTGTATGCCGACTTTCTCGAGTATTTAAAGAATAATTATAAGCGCGTTTGTGAAACGCTCGAGCCGGTGATCGGTGTGAAAGCCAAAGAGGATATTGGACAGGCGCTCGTCTTGCTAATGCACGCACAAGGCTTAGCCGGCGCTTTTCTAACCGATGTGGTAGCATTGGATTTGCTACGCGTTGGCGATCAGCGTCTCACATTCCGCGGCAATTCGTTGGCGACCAAAAGCATGGAAGCTTTTCTGAAACTAACTGGCGAACAGTATTTGCAGGACACGCTTTCAGCGCCAATCAACGAGATTATACAATCCGATCGCGACTGTGAAGTGGATCCGACAAAGGCAAGCGGCTCGCTGCAACGACAACAGGCCTCGCTACGCGCCGCCGTGCGCAGCGCTTGGCAATGCATCTACGAGTCGCACAAACATTTTCCACAGCAGCTCCGCTCATGCTTTGCGACTTTCAGAGAGCGCTTGCAGCAGCTGGGCCGCCAGGATATGGCGGATAATCTTATATCGGCGTCCATCTTTTTGCGCTTCTTGTGTCCGGCTATACTGTCGCCAAGCTTGTTTAATATAACCAATG agCTGCCCTCCGCGCGCGCCACACGTAATTTAACGCTTGTCGCCAAGACGCTGCAAACTTTGGCGAACTTCACACGCTTTCAGGGCAAGGAGAGTTTTATGGAGTTTCTCAATGACTTCCTCGAGCAGGAAGCTCCACGCATGAAAGAGTTCTTGCAACAGATCTCCACGCGCCCCGAACATGCCGCGCCCGAGTCCATACTCGACTGGGCCGGCTATATTGATCAGGGCAAACAGCTTTCCATTTTGCATATATTGCTTAGCGAGAGCATTAGCAAGCTGCCGGAAGCGCGTCAGCACGAACTTGATCCACTACAGCATATCTTAGATGAGATCAGCAAAGCCAAAGAGAGCAACAATTTCATGCAACACATGCCGCACATGTGTCCCACCTCGCATACGCCCACTGAGAACCAGGAGAACCGTAATCCCGAGGATATGGCTATGCAGgtgcagcaacagcagcaacaacaccagcCCATACAGCATCAAGCACAGTTGGCGCAGCCACAGCATGCGGTCGTCACAAAGCCTATGTCGGCGGAGCGTGGCATCATGCGCGGTGTCTTGACGCCCAGCTCATTGGAGAAGAACATTTTCCGCTACAACGATCCCACGGTCAATGCGCtgttacagcaacaacaacagcagcagcaacaacacgcGCATGCGCATCAACTGCAGTCACAACATGTAATGGGCAGCAATAGCGCGCTTGACAAGCGCCACTCGAATTCTCAAAGCTCCATCGCCGGCGGCTACATGAGCACACAACTACAGCATGCGCAATCACAAAGCTCGCTGACTTCGTCATCGATTAATGGCGGTGGCGGCAGCAGTCACAATCTACTCACCAATGTGCAGCATCATTGTCCGCCTGCGCCCGCTGCCAGCGCCAGCAATACCATTGAGAGATTGCATAtgggcggcggcggcggcaatGCGCATTACTACGGTCTCATGGGTAATAGCAATGGCAACATGAGCTCGTCGCTGGCTAGTAGCAGCAATTTGAGCAGTCACAATGGCAACGACAGCGACGGCACCGCCGCTGGCATGTTGCGCGCCACTACACTGCCGcgcggcaacaacaataattacgATGAGTTGGCTAACGGTGAGTTTATACAAATATCCGGTTTGGACTCAAACAGCGCCTTTGTGCGCAAGTCTCCCACGCCGCTGCTGAAGGGTAACGCCGCATTgttgcagcaacagcagcagcagcaacagcgtcAGAAGCTACACAACTCGAATGTGAGCTTGGTATTGAATGAGCGCACGCCAAGCAAATTGAATTTAGGCATACCTGATCACAGCAGCGCTTCCACACCGCTAGCACACAAGCTGCCCGCATACCAAAGACCGCCGCCTGCAGCAGGCGCTCATATGCACGCTTCGCGCGACTCCAATCCGCACCCAAATATGCCAATGAATCTGGAAGATCTAGATGATCTCTTTAAGTACGCCGAGGAGCACGCAGTGGTAGGTGAGGTGGTAACTTCCGCGACGCACGCTGTCGGCCAACACGGCAAGAACGCACGTGAGCAGCTGTCGGCTAAAAGCAGTCACTGCTCGTCGGGTTATCAGAGCATCGCCACGAATCCGCCGTCGCAGTCGTCGAGCCCCAtcgaacaacagcaacagcagcaacaacaacagttacaacaacaaaaaaacgtcGGTGGCAATACGCCACTCGCTTTCAAAAATCCCACATACCAGCTACAGCAGCAACAATCGACGAACAGCGCTGCGCCGGCGCATCATCACCAccaccatcatcatcatcagcgTGTCAACTACAGCAGCGGCTTTCACGCCGGCACCAATGGCCAGCAACAATCGGCGCATCAACAGCTGTTCGGTTCTGGCGCCGCGCAACGTCCGAAACCACACGGTGGCGGGCTTGTCGCAGCGCGCGCCGCGCTATTGAACAACGGCGGCGCGCTCACACCCTCATCCTCAGACGAGCGCCTTTCCACTGACAACTACCATGGCTTTGGTGGCGGCAACGGCATCAATAAGCTTATGAAATCGCCCTCACATGGACATTTAGAGGCACAGCGCTCGCTCAGCGGTGGCAGCAGTTCATCTTCGTCGGGCGCTAATATAGGCTTAGGGCCCATTTCAATGCAATCCAACACAAGTGGCGCACGCATGCCGCGCACTAATCCGCAATTTAAACGTGAAGATAATTACGGTCCACTTAATGGCAGTAGCAGCGGCAGTTATATGCCAGCCGCCGTGGCGGCTTCGAACGCCGTGAGTGGCCTGTTTAGCAATAGCGGTTTTGGCAAGCCGAGCAATGGCTTAGCGCACAATAGCGCGAATATAAGCGGACGTTATCAGCGACGCTTGAGCTTGGACTCAGCGCGCACGCTATCAGACAGCTCCACAGACACAGAAG GCCACTGCGCGCCACATGAAGGCAAGCGTCGTCGTCAGCCGCGTGCACACACAAACTCCGGCAATCATCAGCAACACCACATCGCGGCCGGCAATAGCAGCACAGGCGGTAGCGCTGGCAGCGCCAACAGCGGCAGCTTTGACCAGAATGGCGAAATACAATTGTTGCAAGAAACACTCGACACGCTGCGGCACACGCTCGATCGCGACGAAGCCGAGCTGCGCGACTCCAGCGATGAGTTGTTCGCGCTCAATCGTCACAATAGCGTCAATGGTGGCAGTGGCGGCAGCGGTGTAAGCAATCTAAGCATGCAATCGGAATCAACTATGCGCAGTATTATCGACAG TTCGTTTTCGACAACTCTTTCCAGGCTTATCACAATGGAGGAGGAGCTGCGACGCGAGCAGTTGAAAATGTCGTTGGCGCTGTCGCACAAGCAGCGCGTCATCGAAGAGCAGGGTCAGCAAATCGCCGCACTAGATGCCGCCAACAGTCGTCTGCTGAGCGCGCTCACCGCGCTGCGGCAACGCTATGAaacacagcaacagcaacagcaacagcagcaacaacaacagcaaacgagTTTAGCGGGCGCAAGCGCACAGCAGCAGGCGCAGTAA